The genomic stretch ttccttcctcactatcagcactaatgaaagagaaattggataaatggctcaccatcaaggcttgttctccacttatcgttaccaattttccgtttgttacaaattttaacttttgatggagcgtagaagttaccgcccctgcttcatggatccatggtcgtcctaacagacagctataagcagcttgaatgtccattacctggaaggtgatttgaaatgtatgtggaccaattgtcatgggaagattgacttcgccgataacagattttcgcgatccatcaaatgctttgactactacaccactgaatttcataggcattccttggtaagacaagcgagcaagagtcgtctttggcatcacattcaaggaagatccggtgtctactaacacattggacaaagagtctgactgacagttcatagaaatgtgcaaagtaagattgtgatttttaccctcctcggggagttcttcatcacagaagcttaaattgttacaagctgttatgttggctattatcccatcaaagtgatcaacagtcacatcatggtctacaaaagcttgatccaagaccttcattagggcttccctgtgggcttctgagtttaaaagcaatgaaagtattgagattttcgaaggagtctgcataagctgatccacaattttgtattcactccttttgataagcttcaaaatttcatcaaaatctggattgacattggttccactggattggccaacatcagtgtttgtattactgacaggagtttcctcaggattccccactggtgtattaacaggattttgcccggttgcaggagcaacaggctgcttcagaggtagtggagtatacacacgtccacttcttgttactcgactcacatcagcgatgtttacgacagatgagagagttggtaaaggaacttcttgtccattctttatcattgttgcattgtagttgtatggaactgccttgtcagagtcatagggaacaggtccaggtaaacaaatgatcaaaggagcaacaggaacccttggcttgttgtaagtaacttccatgcgctcaggcatgttgaaatgaggaacgatgacgttaactgtaggcatttccgagttgatatctgagactaaaagctcatgcggataacatcctatcatgttaacttcattttcatccctctttcggtagatctgaatagtaccattatccaacagaacttggagatctcttctcacaatcgaacatccgtgaggatctacacaacatatgctacaggaaccatattgatgctggcgaaaattctgtcctcgacagagagtggcgtgtatttgtaccaaatcggctcttgagaaattgatattatagactcggtatggactaggacatccatacaccatgtttacaacatgccctccatgattgggcagcggatttgcttgcacattaggattcaaatttctgaaagagagaagattagatctaaccaacctctgaacttcatatttcaaagctatgcaatgctcaagatcatggccaggtgctccttgatgataagggcatgagacttcagctttgtaccaccatgggagtttctcaggtactggtggtggtgctttagtttgaacaagacctctttcaatcaacgcagggtacaattctgtgtaggtcattggaatcggatcgaactgtggagctctttgcacacgattctgattattgttgaactgctgagcctgttgtcgaggctgttgttgttgaaactgcggggtaaatcccggattcggtgttgcaTTAACGACTGGTGCAATAGCAGaaatctgttgttgacgattgacatttgctcttggcttcccttgggacaccatgtcaacactttgttctttcttctttgggaaaccacttccgaactttttggttccactcgaagatccaccttctttagtcagacgtccggttcggactccttcttctagacgcatccccatgtttaccatttcggtgaaatcacttggagcactagcaatcatgcgttcataataaaacggactgagagtattcaagaagatctttgtcatctctttctcttttaacggtggattaatctgagcagcagtttctctccatcgttgggcatactctttgaaagcttcatgatctttctgagccatggatcggagctgatctctgtctggagccatatccgagttgtatttgtactgtcggacaaaggcctcacctaggtcgttgaaagtccgaatattggtgctatccaaacctgtgtaccacttcagtgcggcaccagccaaactgtcttgaaagtaatggataagcaactgatgattatctgcataagtagacatctttctggcatacatcacaagatggctttgtggacaagaacttcctttgtacttctcaaagtcagggaccttgaatttagcaggtatttgtacactgggaaccaaacatagctcctgggcattctttccaaacaaatctttgccacgaatagctttgacttccagttgaatcttgttaaactgttcttggagatcttccacaaggttacgcggatttgtgctatcaccttgatcatgataaatctcattgccatcataaggaacagtgtgaaccgtaggggtcggaactgtcatagtgggttgagaaagtgccatagtgatttgggaaaaagttacccctgaatgtggaataaacgccgaaccttgtgcagcaggcgcttcagttgtagctgtttgaaccccagagaaattatggcggaaacctgtaccaaagctgaaaggcgggccccagccttctggcatagagaaagatggaataccgaacgcaactgtagaaactggagtagtgacttcagatgttaccgctgcttgactgttgggtggtggcggctgattctgtgcggccattaaggagtcaaccagagtagtgagactttccaatttttcttgaagggtggtcactgtaccacgaagctcaatattctcttgttcagagtgttccattactcttcttctatttgaacgagtattgtatctgtgatctgattgcgagcgcggtcgagaaactttgagacgcgacagcttgacgatctattggagaaagatccaaaagatgagactctatacaacagactcgatatgcagaatgatgtatgcaaaaagaaattttatgatttttccaaacattttaaagattatttccttgcaaacatttgaacacaaacaattcttttattgaaataatgggaaatgttacaacattggagcgtagctccttacagaatcaaatgatacatgaaaatctaaacaaatcctaaacatcttcatcagacgaagaaccaaatgcattgtgcagcttgagcttcatgatttctttcccatagtaagctttcaactcggccttttcagctctcagcctgtcaaccacattcttccaattgtcaggtatcggagcgttgcttgttgagccttcaagctttttcttgctttctttgatgtatcttctgattgcggcatctttccgacggatcttctcatctttgttcatgagccatccatcctaataatagagagtttcttcatgttctttcacttgtttcttcaaatttctattttccacatcagttcttcgaaacttttcttcccaagcgtctttttctatcctcatcttggtcaaagtgtcttggtattcctccatagcgggaatgttgggtcgttgaggtaccacagggaacatgggtttttcataatcataaggcatttgaaactcttttgcccttttctttacccaacagatgtaggcgttcgtagcgatacagttccttatctcacctttttctttccatcggatgtcgtaccaggctttcaccatttttgttttcaacccttgaggatcatttccttcctgatagaagtagctttccactgcgagaccaatgggtttagctgaatttgcatacccgatttgtcgtcgggctaggaccggattgtagttaattcctccttgtgtaccaatgaggggtacgttggcgaattctccacaactttcaatggcttctgtaccgcagcgagccaaggtataccactgaatatcattattagtaagagacataagtctttgagaccaacgtaaaccttcccggttttccgtgaaaatgggagacttaggtaagtgtgaaacaatccatttaaacaacagaggtgcacaacatacaataattccaccaccttggtgattcctatgatggacagagaaatacatgtcaccaagcagagtcggaacgggatttccattcaaaaagacctttatggcattgatatcaacaaagtcgtcgatattgggaaacagaaccaacccatatatgagcaaggctagtacagcttcaaaagctatcatgctaccagtctcgatgaaatcaaaggctctctttattagaaactgtgaaggcaaacctggaagatttcctttggtagtccaattactctctatttcagatttcttcaagtgggtacctgttgcaatgactggtgacttaggaatggcttccaaaccattgaaaggtattttgtcagacacaggaatacccaaaagattggcatattcttccaaggttggtaccaactgatagtctggaaaggtaaaacaccggtagacgggatcataaaactgaaccagagttttgagaagtccttcatcaataTGAGTGTTCAatataggcaaaagctttccatggcttttcctaaaatcagaaggatcttgtacaaaagatgctaactctttcagtctttccacattgggctctttgaaaccgtacctcttggtatgcctttttacccactccataacctaatcctataatgtttgcaaagaaaattctctaattgtttggaaaaaatcatgtttttatggaaaaagattttttttattttttatggatgtatgaatgcatggatgcatggatgccacatattcaaacatggtaaagcgaacatggtaacgcaaacatggtactgtaaacatggcaacacaaacatggtaacacaaacatggtacacacaggttcaaaggtccagcgtcacgagcatgaggtcagagaaccaaacatgggatagttctagttaatcacctgcaaaacatgttctactgatacgtcagagtctacatttttctttcggatattaccggcttttcacaattaaactcatgagccagcaatattctcaagaaaaactcgtctgagtgtggttctccgcatgacaactaatccaagtcttcacctgaatagtttctgcaccacaacctaataaggccaggatgggttggggttctacagccaactcagcttctacagttcaatgaaagcaataatgtcttcgcaattaactcgctaaacatatattacaaacaaggaacctccactgagcggaaggattctcacgtgcgcctgcacatgactataccctccacctaattcttatgtgtacttaatccgggttagaatttgtccataatgtatcacttgtaacagaaccacacaagtaacagaaccagaaccacacatataacaaaaaatgaaatgaaaaataaagcaaatagaattaacccttcctttggaaacaataaaaagatggtccccagtggagtcgccatttttctgtcgcggggaaaaatcgttgtcctttttcgggatgagacacctgatgccttctttgggctcgagtgctcaaaaaatgatttttcttttgtaccgaccaaactttttattgtttctaaagtaggaaaaggaaaaaagctgcaataacctaaaagtgggggaagagatcttgggtaagagggttggttatacgaagggaaggtattagcacccaacgtatctatagtactctataggtttctttgctttgtttttcattccatgttattgagaggttcttgtgaaataggtgggacctaaggtgtttgtttgattatgctcgcaaagatcatcgcgatcctctgcatacatatcccttagagggaatcagagcatctgtagctcggggtctacgggtgctaaggtttgagtggtttttttgttttgttttgttttgctcgccaaggatacgaccttgtgtctacgtattctcaaagggatgttgagaaagtcagagcaatcgtagttcccacttatgctagtggaagcaaaggataagagacaaatgtcatctaaatgttcgatg from Vicia villosa cultivar HV-30 ecotype Madison, WI linkage group LG4, Vvil1.0, whole genome shotgun sequence encodes the following:
- the LOC131597405 gene encoding uncharacterized protein LOC131597405, which translates into the protein MEKKVELCLVPSVQIPAKFKVPDFEKYKGSSCPQSHLVMYARKMSTYADNHQLLIHYFQDSLAGAALKWYTGLDSTNIRTFNDLGEAFVRQYKYNSDMAPDRDQLRSMAQKDHEAFKEYAQRWRETAAQINPPLKEKEMTKIFLNTLSPFYYERMIASAPSDFTEMVNMGMRLEEGVRTGRLTKEGGSSSGTKKFGSGFPKKYKIVDQLMQTPSKISILSLLLNSEAHREALMKVLDQAFVDHDVTVDHFDGIIANITACNNLSFCDEELPEEGKNHNLTLHISMNCQSDSLSNVLVDTGSSLNVMPKTTLARLSYQGMPMKFSGVVVKAFDGSRKSVIGEVNLPMTIGPHTFQITFQVMDIQAAYSCLLGRPWIHEAGAVTSTLHQKLKFVTNGKLVTISGEQALMVSHLSNFSFISADSEEGTQFQGLSLEDESSKKKASISSYKEAVKVVRDGTTTGWGQVVIPTKNETRAGLGC